One window from the genome of Andrena cerasifolii isolate SP2316 chromosome 3, iyAndCera1_principal, whole genome shotgun sequence encodes:
- the Noa36 gene encoding zinc finger protein 330 homolog Noa36 isoform X1 yields the protein MPKKKTGQRRKAEKQKLRQKKIRTAKDQIDLAKFPCNAIMWLLFSTKECDKCNKKQKSRAFCYFCQSVQRLPMCAHCGKIKCMLKTGDCVVRHPGMFNTGLGMVGAICDHCEAWVCHGRRCLTTHACMCPLLDAVCQECERGVWDHGGRIFRCSFCNSFLCEDDQFEHQASCQVLEAESFKCQSCNRLGQYSCLRCKTCYCEDHVRRKGFKYEKNKAIPCPKCGFETSQTKDLSMSTRSHKFGRQNQTGAGESDDENGYGYYGSQSQNYFSGSYTANDEEDDDDEEEDDDDDDDDDDDDEEEDESSSENEENDNNKLPRT from the exons ATGCCTAAGAAAAAAACGGGCCAAAGGAGGAAGGCCGAGAAGCAGAAATTGaggcagaaaaaaattagaactgCTAAGGATCAAATAGACTTAGCTAAATTTCCTTGTAACGCAATAATG TGGTTGTTATTTTCTACAAAGGAATGCGATAAATGCAACAAGAAACAGAAAAGTAGAGCCTTCTGTTACTTCTGTCAAAGTGTGCAGAGGCTACCTATGTGCGCGCACTGCGGAAAGATAAAATGTATGTTAAAGACCGGAGATTGCGTCGTTCGTCATCCTGGTATGTTTAATACCGGTTTGGGCATGGTG GGAGCAATATGTGATCACTGCGAAGCATGGGTTTGCCATGGCAGACGTTGCCTTACAACTCATGCATGTATGTGTCCATTACTAGATGCAGTTTGCCAAGAATGTGAAAGAGGTGTGTGGGATCACGGTGGTAGAATATTTCGATGCTCGTTTTGTAATTCTTTCCTTTGTGAAGATGATCAGTTTGAGCATCAGGCGTCGTGCCAAGTTTTGGAGGCGGAGAGTTTTAAAT GTCAATCGTGCAACCGTTTGGGGCAATATTCTTGCTTGAGGTGTAAGACATGTTACTGCGAAGATCACGTTAGAAGAAAAGGGTTCAAGTATGAAAAGAACAAGGCTATACCTTGCCCGAAATGTGGCTTCGAGACATCGCAGACAAAAGATCTTAGCATGTCAA CTAGAAGCCATAAATTTGGTAGGCAAAATCAAACTGGAGCAGGCGAGTCTGATGATGAGAATGGATATGGTTATTATG GAAGTCAATCTCAAAACTATTTCTCTGGAAGTTATACTGCCAATGAtgaagaagacgacgacgacgaggaggaagacgatgacgacgacgacgacgatgatgatgatgatgaagaagaagatgaatcgTCGagtgaaaatgaagaaaatgacAATAACAAATTACCTCGAACTTAA
- the Noa36 gene encoding zinc finger protein 330 homolog Noa36 isoform X2 — translation MPKKKTGQRRKAEKQKLRQKKIRTAKDQIDLAKFPCNAIMECDKCNKKQKSRAFCYFCQSVQRLPMCAHCGKIKCMLKTGDCVVRHPGMFNTGLGMVGAICDHCEAWVCHGRRCLTTHACMCPLLDAVCQECERGVWDHGGRIFRCSFCNSFLCEDDQFEHQASCQVLEAESFKCQSCNRLGQYSCLRCKTCYCEDHVRRKGFKYEKNKAIPCPKCGFETSQTKDLSMSTRSHKFGRQNQTGAGESDDENGYGYYGSQSQNYFSGSYTANDEEDDDDEEEDDDDDDDDDDDDEEEDESSSENEENDNNKLPRT, via the exons ATGCCTAAGAAAAAAACGGGCCAAAGGAGGAAGGCCGAGAAGCAGAAATTGaggcagaaaaaaattagaactgCTAAGGATCAAATAGACTTAGCTAAATTTCCTTGTAACGCAATAATG GAATGCGATAAATGCAACAAGAAACAGAAAAGTAGAGCCTTCTGTTACTTCTGTCAAAGTGTGCAGAGGCTACCTATGTGCGCGCACTGCGGAAAGATAAAATGTATGTTAAAGACCGGAGATTGCGTCGTTCGTCATCCTGGTATGTTTAATACCGGTTTGGGCATGGTG GGAGCAATATGTGATCACTGCGAAGCATGGGTTTGCCATGGCAGACGTTGCCTTACAACTCATGCATGTATGTGTCCATTACTAGATGCAGTTTGCCAAGAATGTGAAAGAGGTGTGTGGGATCACGGTGGTAGAATATTTCGATGCTCGTTTTGTAATTCTTTCCTTTGTGAAGATGATCAGTTTGAGCATCAGGCGTCGTGCCAAGTTTTGGAGGCGGAGAGTTTTAAAT GTCAATCGTGCAACCGTTTGGGGCAATATTCTTGCTTGAGGTGTAAGACATGTTACTGCGAAGATCACGTTAGAAGAAAAGGGTTCAAGTATGAAAAGAACAAGGCTATACCTTGCCCGAAATGTGGCTTCGAGACATCGCAGACAAAAGATCTTAGCATGTCAA CTAGAAGCCATAAATTTGGTAGGCAAAATCAAACTGGAGCAGGCGAGTCTGATGATGAGAATGGATATGGTTATTATG GAAGTCAATCTCAAAACTATTTCTCTGGAAGTTATACTGCCAATGAtgaagaagacgacgacgacgaggaggaagacgatgacgacgacgacgacgatgatgatgatgatgaagaagaagatgaatcgTCGagtgaaaatgaagaaaatgacAATAACAAATTACCTCGAACTTAA
- the Spase22-23 gene encoding signal peptidase complex subunit Spase22-23, whose amino-acid sequence MHTVFTRCNSILAYTLSISACLMFCCFLSTVFLDYRANATLNTVKVVVKNVPDYSASREKNDLGYLTFDLQTDLTPLFNWNVKQLFLYLTAEYQTENNDFNQVVLWDKIVLRGDKAVLDFKNMNTKYYFWDDGNGLRGNKNVTLTLSWNIIPNAGLLPSINALGSHTFAFPSEYTSLRV is encoded by the exons ATGCATACTGTTTTTACGCGTTGTAATTCTATTCTGGCATATACATTAAGCATTTCGGCGTGCTTAATGTTTTGCTGCTTTCTCTCCACTGTATTCCTCGATTACAGAGCAAATGCAACATTAAATACCGTAAAAGTAGTTGT aAAGAATGTACCAGATTATAGTGCATCAAGGGAAAAGAACGATCTGGGTTATTTAACATTTGACTTACAGACTG ATCTCACCCCATTATTTAACTGGAATGTTAAGCAACTATTTTTGTACCTCACAGCTGAATATCAAACAGAGAACAATGACTTCAATCAG GTAGTATTGTGGGACAAGATAGTGCTCCGTGGCGACAAAGCTGTGCTCGATTTTAAGAATATGAACACGAAATACTATTTCTGGGATGACGGTAATGGTTTAAG AGGGAATAAAAATGTAACGTTAACATTGTCATGGAACATTATACCAAATGCTGGACTTTTACCGAGCATCAACGCCCTCGGTTCTCACACTTTCGCATTCCCTTCAGAGTATACCTCGTTGCGTGTGTAA
- the LOC143367478 gene encoding uncharacterized protein LOC143367478, protein MGCVNSRTDINDLHPNVFQVMNVDDLGNLITPGRLEVTETDIVLYQRGKQPIKWPLRCLRRYGYDAEIFSFESGRRCSTGPGIYAFKCHRAAHLFNLVQTNIQVCNNSGDDTMSRELPVASHPGPTVTTRVTIPVEPNYLDPILNRSNNRMGPRFAHSQQNGIGRLGSVGSSTGLISPQGTMGSPSPPPVLPPPPPPALPQPHPSSLYVNEEVLSSPPLEMEHNNNKSLRRAIQRPCTVTNSVPDNGSTSLELTSMQKDIEVAPQTKTLVPAAAYMNVDINSDVSPLSPTHSVSETIPFKEEKTETNEPGHAYMNISPGQEHTESFGARARPSPLPCIQPDADEAVRHCYANLEASEIESLRKRFSGVSVAEKSPLPPSTPTGGPIREVNYAVLDLDTKDVPANSPLGGPANLTASPPESPNKLQKGYATIDFDKTAALSHSVNPNLVNDNEGSRKTRHNSTISDLAACRRNSSDDNLLYPFVKIEHSAT, encoded by the exons ATGGGTTGTGTTAATAGTCGGACAGATATTAATGACCTACATCCAAATGTTTTCCAAGTGATGAATGTAGATGACTTAGGTAATTTAATTACACCTGGACGCTTGGAAGTCACGGAGACGGATATAGTGCTTTACCAGCGGGGTAAACAGCCTATTAAATGGCCTTTGCGTTGCTTGCGTCGATACGGCTATGACGCCGAGATCTTTAGTTTTGAATCTGGTAGACGGTGCTCTACTGGACCGGGCATTTATGCCTTCAAGTGCCACCGAGCTGCACATTTGTTTAATCTTGTGCAAACTAATATTCAG GTTTGCAATAACAGCGGGGATGACACAATGTCCAGAGAACTTCCAGTCGCTTCTCATCCCGGTCCGACAGTGACGACAAGAGTGACAATACCAGTCGAGCCTAATTATTTGGATCCTATTTTAAATAGGAGTAATAATCGCATGGGTCCTAGATTCGCTCATAGCCAACAGAATGGAATTGGAAGATTAGGTAGCGTGGGAAGTAGCACCGGCCTCATATCACCCCAGGGAACTATGGGTTCTCCTTCGCCGCCTCCTGTGCtgccgccaccaccaccgccagCGCTCCCTCAGCCGCATCCGTCCTCGCTTTACGTCAACGAAGAAGTGTTGTCTTCACCGCCATTAGAAATGGAAcataataacaataaaagcCTTAGAAGAGCAATACAGAG ACCTTGTACAGTGACTAACTCTGTACCTGATAATGGCTCGACGTCGCTAGAACTGACATCTATGCAGAAAGATATAGAAGTCGCACCTCAAACCAAAACACTGGTCCCAGCAGCGGCTTATATGAACGTAGATATTAATAGTGATGTTAGTCCATTGTCTCCGACACACAGTGTCTCCGAAACGATACCATTTAAGGAAGAGAAAACTGAAACCAACGAGCCTGGGCACGCTTACATGAATATAAGTCCTGGCCAAGAGCATACAGAATCGTTTGGTGCCAGGGCACGACCGTCGCCGTTGCCTTGCATTCAACCTGACGCGGACGAAGCCGTCAGACATTGTTACGCTAATCTAGAAGCAAGTGAAATTGAGAGCTTGAGAAAAAGGTTTTCCGGGGTGTCCGTAGCGGAGAAGTCACCTTTGCCTCCATCCACGCCTACAGGCGGTCCAATTAGGGAAGTGAACTACGCTGTGTTAGATCTGGATACGAAAGATGTGCCAGCCAATTCACCATTAGGCGGCCCCGCGAATTTGACCGCGTCTCCTCCAGAGTCTCCGAATAAGCTGCAGAAAGGGTATGCTACGATAGATTTCGATAAGACCGCTGCTCTGTCCCATTCGGTGAATCCGAATCTTGTAAATGATAACGAGGGCTCGAGAAAGACACGTCACAACTCTACGATTAGCGACTTAGCAGCTTGTAGACGTAATTCATCT GATGATAATCTGCTTTACCCTTTCGTTAAAATCGAGCATTCTGCGACATAA